The Opitutus sp. DNA window AGGCCCAGCAACTTGGCGAAGAAATTTTTTCGCGAGTGTTGGTGGCTCACAGGTTGTTAAGGTTTTGGATAGTCTGAAGCAGTCGGCGAAGGAATGGACCGTTTTTTCCAAAGTAAAACAAAAATTCCACTAAACACTGTCATCAGCAGGGAGAATAAGACTGCGCACCCTTAACCCACGCTACTGCTTATCATGCGTTTTTGTTGTGCGCTTACTTTTGCCCGTGCCCGCTCCCCGGCCCTCACTTTGCGCCAGCGCGTCGTTTTTTGGGATCGGCTGCACGAACGTAGGTCGGTGCTTTAGCCGGCAGCTCGTTGCGTAATAAAACAGCGGGCTAAAGCACCGCCCTACGCCAGAAACTTAGCTTCCCCTCCCCTGCCGCCGAACGGCTTAACCCCGCAAACAGCCTTGTCCCCCCTGCCCTTATTGGCTGAGTTTTTACACTTTTCCCGCTCTCGCTCCTTTTTTTCATGATCACCTCACGCGCCTCCGTCTCAGTCCGCTACGCCGAAACCGACATGATGGGCGTGGTGTATCACGGCAGTTATCTGCCCTGGCTGGAGATCGGGCGCACCCAACTGCTCAAAGACCATGGCATCCCCTACCGCGTACTTGAGGCTGAGGGTTTTTTCCTGCCCGTGGTTGAGGTCAGCCTGCGTTACCTTCGGCCGGCGAAATACGACGACGAAGTGGTGATCACCACGGTCTTAAAAGAAAAACCATCCCTGCGCATCCGCATGGAGTACCAACTGCATCGCGGCGACGAGCTCATCGCCACCGCCACCAGCCTGCACGTGTTTATCGACCGTTCTGGTAAACCCGTGCGTCCGCCAGCGGCCTTCGTGCAGATGATGGATCGAGTGTTCGGGTAATCCCACCGGCGCAGCGTTCACGCTGGCTCAGCCCCCAAGCAGGTGGCCCCTCCCCCACTCCTCGCCCTAGCCCGTGCAATCCGGTGCACCTGCGAGTCCGCGCTAGAGCATTTCAAATAATGTTATAGGCGAGATTGGCTCGACGTAGCGCAGGCTTCTAGAGCCTCCTCGAAAAGGTTTTTGGGTTTTTTATTAAAAACAACTTATGTGATTTAAGTTTTCCGTAAAAGTGCCGTATTGTACTGCATGAAAACAGGAAACAAAATAAGTAGCAGCGTTAAATTATCAAGTAACGAATCGATCGTTTATCCCTCCGGCGACTTCTTTTCAACCCCGGCGCGCAGTGATTTTGGTGATTTCTTACTGCAATTACAGCGCTTTTGGCGGTCCCACCCCGAAATCGAAGTGGCCATGACCGCCGATCTCGACGCCCACGCCATGGCGGAAAAGCGCGAACGGCGGAAGGACCGGGAGTTCGAACTGGCGCAGACCGAGGCGTTGTTCGCCGTGCCGGCGTCAGGCACGGCGGAAAAAACGCAAGCCGAGTTCCTCGCCGCAGGGCGTCCGCGCACCCCCGCTGTTGTGGTTTTTATCACGGCCATGGCCACCGGTTACCTGGGGTCGCAATACGGTGCCTGCCCCCGGATGGTGCTGCTTGAATCGGCATCGTTGCGCACCTTGCTCGATGATTTGGGGTACACGCTGCCTGCACCTAATACCGTTGGCCCCCTGATAAATCGCCTGAGTGAAAGTACTCTCGCCCTGATCCACCGGGCCCAATTGGCCGGTATTTTGTCCGAAGGGCTCGATTCGTTTACCGATATCACCCTGGACAGCACGGCGATCAAGGCATCCAGTTGCTGGCCAACAGACTCCGGTATCATTTATCGACTCTTTGAGCGAGCCTACCGCTTGGGCGGCAAGCTCGACCAGGTCGGGCTTACCTCGCTGCAGGCTGGCTGCAAAGACCACTGGCTGGAGGAGTTGCGAAAGAGCGCCCGCGCCATCGCCCTGCTGGGCAGTGGTCCCCGCCGAGCCCAAAAACTCCGGCTGCTCTACGACCAGTTTTACCAAATAGCCTGCAAGTTGGGCGGCAGGTTGCTCACCGAAGTAGAAGTCGCAGAGGCCGAAGCAAATGTTAAACTGGCCAAGCTGCGGCCCTCCAAGCGCCGGATCGCGGAAGACCTACTGGACTGCATCCACGGGGACGTGGTCGCGGTGGTTACGACGATCCAGCAAAGCCTTGAGCGGGTGCACGATGGGGTGAAGACCAAGTCGAGGGAAAGGGTCCTCAGCCTGGCTGATCGCAGTGCTGCTTTTATTGAAAAAGGCGGGCGGGAACCGGTGATTGGCTACAAGCCGCAATTGGCCCGTAGCCGCGCCGGTTTTGTCACCGCGCTGATTCTCGACGCGGGCAACGTGGCTGATTGCAAGCAACTGGTGCCCATGCTGATTCAGAATATCGCCAACACGGGCCTGGTGCCGGCGAGCGCGAACGTCGACGACGGCTACTCCAGCGCCGAAGGGCTGGCGCAGGCATACGAGCTGAAGGTGGCCAAGGTGAGCATCTCCGGAGCCAAGGGGCGCGCCTTGCTCGGCGAGGAACTATGGAACCATCAAGACTATATCACGCTTCGCGCCGAGCGCAGCGCGATCGAGTCGCTGATGTTTACGCTCAAGTTCAACCACGGGTTCGGCCGGCCGGGTCGTCGCGGGTTGGCGGCGGTGCGCAGCGAACTGACCCTGAAGATCCTCGCGCACAACTTTGACCGGATGATTTTGGTGCGCGCGAGGAAGTCTCAGGAAAAGCCGCTGCCCTTGGCGGCCTGAGTAGTTTCGGTCGTCGCGGCTAACCCAAATCGGCTCAATTAGTTCGGTGTAAAAGCCCCGGAGCGAACCGCCGTGGACTTCGCCGTTGGAAAAGCGACCTTAGTGATGGGGCCGGGGCTGTTTTTAGGCCGCCGCCCCTTCGTGAACACGTAAATCGAGTCCGTTCAGGGCTGTTTGCGTCCCCAGTGGCCGGCCGGGGCGGGAATACGCCCGTTGCGAAAGGCTTTTCGAGGAGGCTCCTACTAGCCTGCTTTTTCTGATGAGCAGACTGGAAGTCTGCGCTACTTCAAGCGGCTACAGCTGAATTTCAAATGCGCCGAGTTCGCACCCTAAAAAACGGTTCGGCTAAAGTATCCACGATTATGGACGATATAAGGGCATCCTCAAGGCACTGCCTGTACGTTTCTCCTTAATCGACCACTCCTGAAATCATGAAAAAGCTCACCCTTGGCCGCCGTATTTCTATCGGCTTCGCTGCCTTAAGCCTTCTCACCGCCGCCATCGGGCTTGTCGCGTTGAAGGCCCTCAATCAGGTCAACCTCAATGGAAAAGACCTCGTCAACGGCCCCTTGGCTATCGTCCAAATAAATAAGGTGATCGGTGAAAATTATAAGTTGGTCCAAAAACACCTTCGCGGCACCGAACAAGCCGAGATCAACGCCCAAATAGCGAAAAACCGCGAGATCATCAGTGGCTTCATAACTAAATACGATCAATCGATCACCGATCCTGCTGCCCGCTCCATATTCGATCAATTCACCAAAGATCGGGCGCTCTTCGTTAAAGAATTTACCGCCGTTTTGGAGCTCAGCAACGCCGGCAAGATGGCCGAAGCCAAGGAGATGGCCGCCGGCACGATGGAATCGGTTTATGCCGACATCAGCGTCCAACTCAATGCCTTGGGACAACTAAACCAATCCCGCCTTATAGACGACATTACCGGCATCGTGAGCAACGTCGAACAATCCGAAAAAATCCTCATCGGCGGCTTGGCCGGGGCTCTTCTACTCGCGCTGGCCATCTCCGGCTTTATCATCCGCAGCATCAACCGGGTCCTCACCGCGACCACCGAATCGATCACCCAAGGCGCGTCACAAGTAGCAGCTGCCGCAGGCGAAGTTTCCGCCTCCAGCCAATCCCTCGCTGAAGGAGCCAGCGAACAAGCCGCCTCGCTCGAGGAAATCAGCTCCTCTGTCGAGGAGCTCTCCAGCCTGACCAAACGCAACGCCGAGAACGCCCAGTCGGGCAAAGCCTCGTCAAATCAAGCACGCAGCGCCGCCGAATCCGGTGCCGCCGAAATGGAGCGTTTGCAAGCCGCCATGAATGCGATCCAGCAATCCTCCAACGACATCGCCAAGATCATCAAGACCATCGACGAAATCGCCTTCCAGACCAACATTTTGGCGCTCAACGCCGCAGTGGAAGCCGCCCGTGCCGGTGAGGCCGGAGCGGGCTTTGCGGTGGTGGCCGACGAAGTGCGCTCGCTCGCCCAGCGCTCGGCGCTGGCCGCCAAGGAAACCGCCGACAAAATCGCCGACGCATCCGCTCGCAGCGCTCAGGGCGTGGAACTGACCGTGCGCGTAGCAGCCGGGCTTCAGCAGATTCTGGAAAAGAACCGCGAAGTGGACCGCCTCGTTACCGAAGTCGCCACCGCCTCCCACGAACAGAGCGAAGGCCTGGCGCAAATCAACAATGCCATCAGCCAGATGGATAAAGTCACGCAGGCCAACGCCGCTGGGGCGGAAGAAACCGCATCGTCGGCAGAAGAGCTCAATGCCCAATCAGCCGAGCTGAGTGCAGCTGCCGATCAACTGGCGGCCTTGGCAGGACTTAAATCCGCCTCAGGGCACCCGCCACGACCGACTGAAACCGAGGTGACACCTGCGCCGCAACAGGCCCAAACGCACGTTCCTGCTGCCCCGAGCGCAATGAAACCGGACCGGCATGTTCCCGCCGTTAAAAAGGCCCAAACCCACTCCACCAGCCATTCCTCGCAATCCTCTGGATCCGAGTCGTTGAGCTTCCGCGATTAGGCTCACGACGATCCGCGGGAAGGCGGGCAGCGTTCGCCCCCTCCCCGGAGCACCGACCTCCGTGTCGTCCGGGCTCCCGCCGAAAGTAGCGCAGACTTCCAGTCTGCTCCGCGCCGACTCCATTCCGCCCCCCGAAGCAGACTGGAAGTCTGCGCTACTTTTCGGTCCGTGCTCGACCCAGCCCACACGGAGGTGGGCCATCCCTCGGCCCCTGCTCCGACGATCTACACCGACAACCCCGCACTCACCCGCTGGCCTGCAACGCGGCCGCCAGCTTGCGGCTGAACTCATCACTGGAGAACGGCTTCGCCAGAAAGAAAATTCCCGGCTGCGCCATCGCCTCGATCGTGGCCGGATCATCCACGTAGCCCGACATGTAGAAGACTTTCAACGAGGGCTTGATCTGCCGCAGGCGAGTGGAAAGCCCGTGTCCGTCCAAACCGGGCATGACGATATCAGTCACCAATAGGTCAATATCGGCCAAGCCGTTTTGCTCAGCCCAAGCACACGCTTCCCGGCTGTCACTATACGCGGTGACGTGATGCCCTAAAGACGTGGCCATCATCTGGGTCACCATACGCACCAGATCATCATCCTCAACCAGCAGGATACGCACGCCCGCTATCGGCGCTGAGCCCGTCGCCACATCCTCGTCGTATCCAGCGAGCGGATCCGCGATTTCAGGCAGATCGATATGGAAAACCGTGCCCTTGCCCAGCTCGGTCTCATAGGTCAGATCACCGCCAAAGCTGCGCACAATTCCCAGTGAGGTGGCCAGCCCAAGCCCGGTGCCTCGACCGGGTGCTTTGGTCGTGTGGAAAGGTTGAAAGAGCTTGGCGCGAACCGCTTCGGGTATGCCGCCACCGGTATCCGCAACGGACAGCCGCACGCCGCGCCCATCGCGCCCCGCTTGTTCTCCACAGGTTATGCGCAACGTGAGCACGCCCTCGGTGATCATCACGTCGCGAGCATTCAAACAGAGATTAAAAATCACCTGCTCAAGTTGCTTACTTTCGGCGCGACACCAAGCGGGTTGGACGCAGGGCTCGATGTTAATGCGGATGTGTTCGCTGAGCACCGAGCGGACAAACCCGCGCAAGCTATCAACCAAGCAGTTTAAATCGACCGGTTCGGGCTGAGACACCTCTTGGCGACTAAACGACACCAATTGCCGCACCAGATGACTCGCGCGACTGGAGGCATGCAGGATGTCGTCCACCTTAGCCTGCTGTTCAGGCACCTGAAGTTCGTCGCGCAACAATTCGGCGAAGCAGCGAATGGCGGTGAGCAGGTTATTAAAATCGTGGGCAACACCACCAGCGAGCAGGCCCACGGCCTCCATTTTTTGTAATTGAAGGGCACGCTCCTCGCCCTCGCGCTGCTTGCATTGCGTGCGATGGCGGGCGTGGGTGATCGCCAAAATACTCACCAGATCGCGGGCGTAATGCAGAGGCCCGATCGGGCCGGCACCAGGCTCGGCGCGCAAGCCAATGATCCACCCCACCTGGGGCGCCTGCGGATCAAGCGGCACCGCCACCCCTTCGCTCCAACCCGCTTCGCTCATCCAGGAATGTAACAGCGGGAATGACTGCGCGTCCTCGGGATAATCAAGCGTGTCGCCCGTCGGCGTAAGTTCAGAGAGCTGCGGCAACGGCGTGGATTCGTCGAGTCCATGCACTGCGGCAACCCCAAGCGCACCGCCTTCATCGGCCTGAATCACCAGGACGGCTGCCGGGACCGCCAGATGCTCGCAAAACAAACGCAGTGCCTCGCTATTGACCTGCGCCGGCGAGGCCACTTCCACCACCAAACGGCTAAAGTACGTGAGCGAGGTCTGACGCATGGCGATGATTGCCAAGTACTGCTCTTGATCGCGCTGCCCCTGGATGTCCGTGGCGCTGCCGATATAGCCCAACGTCATCCCCTGATCGTCGCGCCAAATACGCACGTTTTCATGCACCCAGCGATAACTGCCATCGGCTTGCCGTAACCGGTACTCATAAGAAATCGATTCCCCCGCAAAGGCATCAGCGGCCTCTGCAAGACGCCCGCGATCGACGGGATGGACCACATCCCAAACATGATTTCCCTGATAACGTGCGATATCTATTCCGGTGGCTTTGCACCAGGTGTTATTGAGGTGAATCAACCGCCCCCGTGGGTCACCGATCCAGATCATCGCCGGCGCATTATCGAGAAAGGCCAGCCAAGCGGAATCCAACAGCGGCGACACATTAGTCGAAGACTTCTCCGGCTGTTTAATGAAAAAAGGCATGAGGAGAAAAAAAGGGAACCCGTTCGCCTGCGCGAGCCCGTTCCCGTAAAAAATCCCGCGCTGGCCCACACGGAGGGACGACCTCCGTGTGGGCCGGGTTCGTCCCTCCGACTCGTCCCCTTATTTATCGACTACACCTCAATCGCGGAAGCTCAGCGTATCATTACCCGAGGTGGCGGGACCGCCGCCGCTCTTCGCGCTAGGCTTTGTCACTTTTTTGGTCACAACGGGTGCAGCCGCTGAATGCGTCTTGCCCGGTTTTCCGGGTGCCGGCGGGATGTTATCCGGAGCGTTTGTCGGTTTGGCACGAGCTGAGGCACCAGAGACAATCATCACCAGTTGCTCAACAGCTGCCTTCAATTCGATCGACTGCGCACTGAGTTCCTCGGAGGCAGAAGCCGATTCCTCGGCAGCCGCAGCGTTGGTCTGGGTGACCCCGTCGAGTTGGCTCACTGCCGTGTTCACTTGGGCAATACCCTGGCTTTGCTCGGTAGAACCGGAGGCGATTTCACGCACCAGTTCATTCATACGGCGGGCCTTGTCGGCGATGTCGGCAAGGCTGGTCGACACTTTGTTGCTCACCCGCACACCATGTTCGCTTTTCTCAATCGAGGCCGTGATGCGGTCGGCGGTCTCCTTGGCAGCGAGGGCCGAGCGTTGAGCAAGTGAACGCACCTCGTCAGCCACGACGGCGAACCCGGCTCCGGCCTCGCCGGCACGGGCGGCTTCCACGGCGGCGTTCAGCGCCAGGATGTTGGTCTGGAAGGCGATTTCGTCGATCGTTTTGATGATTTTTGAAATGTTATCGGAGGCCGCCTTGATCTCGCCCATGGCACGGACCATCTCCTCCATGTCGGCGGTACCGCTGTCGGCGGCGCTGCGGGTTTGGGCGGCGATCCCCTCGGCATTACCGGCATGCTCGGCGTTGCGCTGGGTCATGCTGGAGATCTCCTCCAAGGAGGCGCTGGTTTCCTCCAAGGAGGCGGCCTGCTCACTGGCGCCCTCGGCGAGGCGCTGCGACGCGGTGGAAATCTCCCGGGCCGAGGACTCCTCCTGAGCGCTGGCGGCGTCGATCACGGCGATGGACGCTTCGAGCGGACGGATGATCGTTTTGCGCGCGAAGCACAATGCGCCGAGCCCCACCAGGGCCGCCACCGGCAGCACCCACAGTGAGGTTTTGATCATGCCGGCGCGGGCGACAGCATCGACGTTGTCGAGCGTCGCGTGCAGCACGAAGGCACCATGGACTTCACCCGCCTTCCAATTTTCCATTTTAAAACCCACCATGTCCAACCCATCGCCAGTGGGGCTGTTTTTGGGGTCGCCGTGGCAGCTCAAGCAATCGGCGGTCAACTTGATCGGCCGAGCTAAAATGATTTTATTGGCCGCTTTATCGACGTGGAAATACTCCGGCACATCGCCGTGCTCCAATATCGCAAGGATCCGCTCTTCGTCCGCAGTCGGGGTATTCTTTTCGTTGCGCGCATTGTGTTTGGGCACGCGAAAATCCCAGTTATTGTCGTCGGCTACCTTTTGAATGGCATCCCAGGCGGCAACCACGGGTACGGTTTTGTAGAGGGTCGACTTTCGTAGGTCGCCCGTGCGCTTAAACTCCTCAAGCAGCTTGGGCATATCGAACGCGCCCGCACTGCTCATCGAAGAAATGG harbors:
- a CDS encoding acyl-CoA thioesterase gives rise to the protein MITSRASVSVRYAETDMMGVVYHGSYLPWLEIGRTQLLKDHGIPYRVLEAEGFFLPVVEVSLRYLRPAKYDDEVVITTVLKEKPSLRIRMEYQLHRGDELIATATSLHVFIDRSGKPVRPPAAFVQMMDRVFG
- a CDS encoding chemotaxis protein, with the protein product MAEAKEMAAGTMESVYADISVQLNALGQLNQSRLIDDITGIVSNVEQSEKILIGGLAGALLLALAISGFIIRSINRVLTATTESITQGASQVAAAAGEVSASSQSLAEGASEQAASLEEISSSVEELSSLTKRNAENAQSGKASSNQARSAAESGAAEMERLQAAMNAIQQSSNDIAKIIKTIDEIAFQTNILALNAAVEAARAGEAGAGFAVVADEVRSLAQRSALAAKETADKIADASARSAQGVELTVRVAAGLQQILEKNREVDRLVTEVATASHEQSEGLAQINNAISQMDKVTQANAAGAEETASSAEELNAQSAELSAAADQLAALAGLKSASGHPPRPTETEVTPAPQQAQTHVPAAPSAMKPDRHVPAVKKAQTHSTSHSSQSSGSESLSFRD
- a CDS encoding response regulator — translated: MGQRGIFYGNGLAQANGFPFFLLMPFFIKQPEKSSTNVSPLLDSAWLAFLDNAPAMIWIGDPRGRLIHLNNTWCKATGIDIARYQGNHVWDVVHPVDRGRLAEAADAFAGESISYEYRLRQADGSYRWVHENVRIWRDDQGMTLGYIGSATDIQGQRDQEQYLAIIAMRQTSLTYFSRLVVEVASPAQVNSEALRLFCEHLAVPAAVLVIQADEGGALGVAAVHGLDESTPLPQLSELTPTGDTLDYPEDAQSFPLLHSWMSEAGWSEGVAVPLDPQAPQVGWIIGLRAEPGAGPIGPLHYARDLVSILAITHARHRTQCKQREGEERALQLQKMEAVGLLAGGVAHDFNNLLTAIRCFAELLRDELQVPEQQAKVDDILHASSRASHLVRQLVSFSRQEVSQPEPVDLNCLVDSLRGFVRSVLSEHIRINIEPCVQPAWCRAESKQLEQVIFNLCLNARDVMITEGVLTLRITCGEQAGRDGRGVRLSVADTGGGIPEAVRAKLFQPFHTTKAPGRGTGLGLATSLGIVRSFGGDLTYETELGKGTVFHIDLPEIADPLAGYDEDVATGSAPIAGVRILLVEDDDLVRMVTQMMATSLGHHVTAYSDSREACAWAEQNGLADIDLLVTDIVMPGLDGHGLSTRLRQIKPSLKVFYMSGYVDDPATIEAMAQPGIFFLAKPFSSDEFSRKLAAALQASG